The following are encoded together in the Zygosaccharomyces rouxii strain CBS732 chromosome C complete sequence genome:
- the NOP19 gene encoding Nop19p (similar to uniprot|P53317 Saccharomyces cerevisiae YGR251W Protein required for cell viability): protein MAQRKENQEKLALQAKLRNSFSNINSTVLNWLGGDQGSNGGPEELNRSKKEFFTLPLVATGTGLSFNDLNNSTDINTVGEFVQSDKKVKTLSNKKRKPQHRSQANDNSNNIYKVSKDDTKAMLALKRRMRKGKLEEMKQDPSNITGKLEQQKQPVVAQDSGSEEDEPRIEKTQKKSFGLLFDNQKKKKKKNSNK, encoded by the coding sequence ATGGCACAGAGGAAAGAGAACCAGGAGAAGTTAGCTCTGCAGGCAAAACTTAGAAATTCCTTTAGCAATATCAACAGTACAGTACTCAACTGGCTTGGTGGTGATCAGGGATCCAATGGAGGACCGGAAGAGCTAAATCGGAGTAAAAAGGAATTCTTTACCTTACCGCTAGTTGCTACAGGTACGGGACTCAGTTTCAATGACTTAAACAACTCTACAGACATTAATACCGTTGGTGAATTTGTTCAGAGTGATAAGAAAGTAAAGACGCTATCCaacaagaaaaggaaaCCTCAGCATAGATCACAGGCGAATgacaatagtaataatatttACAAGGTGTCAAAAGATGATACAAAGGCCATGCTTGCCCTCAAGAGAAGAATGAGAAAGGGTAAACTAGAAGAGATGAAGCAAGATCCTTCGAACATTACTGGGAAATTAGAACAGCAGAAACAACCTGTAGTAGCGCAAGATAGCGGGAGCGAGGAAGACGAACCAAGGATTGAAAAGACCCAAAAGAAATCATTTGGTCTACTGTTTGACaatcagaagaagaagaagaagaagaacagcAACAAATAA
- the NMD3 gene encoding ribosome-binding protein NMD3 (highly similar to uniprot|P38861 Saccharomyces cerevisiae YHR170W NMD3 Protein involved in nuclear export of the large ribosomal subunit acts as a Crm1p-dependent adapter protein for export of nascent ribosomal subunits through the nuclear pore complex), with protein sequence MSYAPLDQNHMHQKGATVLCCNCGVPIDGSSGLVMCYDCIKMNVDITDGIPRESHLSFCRNCERFLQPPGQWVKAQLESRELLAICLRRLKGLTKIRLVDASFIWTEPHSRRIRIKVTVQGEAMMNTIIQQSFEVEFVVIAMQCPDCAKSYTAHTWRAAVQIRQKVPHKRTFLFLEQLILKHNAHVDTVSIREAKDGLDFYYAQRNHAMKMIDFLNSVIPIRYKKSEELISQDIQSSTSTYKFTFSVEIVPICRDDLVVLPKKLSKSLGNISQFVLCSRVNSSIQFMDPRTLQTADISASVYWRQPFNSLADAGQLVEFIVLDVEPTGESRGRFVLADITVAKASDLGSNDQEYYVRSHLGAICHAGDSVMGYHIGNANYNSDLFDTLDMDRIPDVVLVKKLYRRTTKRNRNWKLKRMAKEHKDIDASADYSSRQQKQEMERAEMDYETFLQELEEDSELRQSVNLYRSNNPPEPVNEGDMDEDEDEATPRINMDELLDELDEMTLEDGGNA encoded by the coding sequence ATGAGTTACGCTCCTTTAGATCAGAATCATATGCACCAAAAAGGTGCAACAGTCCTATGTTGTAACTGTGGTGTGCCCATAGATGGGTCCTCCGGGTTAGTAATGTGCTATGACTGTATCAAGATGAACGTTGATATTACAGATGGTATTCCTAGAGAATCACACCTATCGTTCTGTAGAAACTGTGAAAGGTTTTTGCAACCTCCAGGTCAATGGGTTAAGGCTCAGTTGGAATCTAGAGAGCTTTTAGCCATTTGTCTACGTCGTTTGAAGGGTCTGACTAAAATCAGACTTGTGGATGCATCGTTTATCTGGACCGAACCACATTCGAGACGTATTAGAATTAAAGTTACTGTACAAGGTGAAGCTATGATGAATACCATTATTCAACAAAGTTTCGAAGTGGAATTCGTCGTTATTGCCATGCAGTGTCCAGACTGTGCTAAGTCTTATACAGCACATACATGGAGAGCAGCTGTGCAAATTAGACAAAAAGTGCCACATAAGAGaacttttctctttttggaacaattgatcttgaAGCATAACGCCCATGTGGATACAGTTTCCATCAGGGAAGCAAAGGATGGGTTGGATTTCTATTATGCACAGAGGAACCATGCTATGAAGATGATTGATTTCCTAAACTCTGTGATCCCCATTAGATACAAGaaatctgaagaattgatctctCAAGATATCCAGTCTAGTACTTCTACTTACAAATTCACCTTTTCTGTGGAAATTGTCCCCATCTGTAGAGATGACTTGGTAGTGCtaccaaagaaattgtCCAAATCCTTGGGTAATATCTCTCAATTTGTGCTCTGCTCCAGAGTGAATAGTTCAATCCAATTCATGGATCCAAGAACCCTGCAAACTGCTGATATCTCAGCTTCTGTCTACTGGAGACAGcctttcaattcattggCAGATGCTGGTCAACTTGTAGAATTTATTGTGTTAGACGTGGAACCTACTGGTGAAAGCAGAGGTAGATTTGTGCTTGCCGATATTACAGTGGCTAAAGCTAGCGATTTGGGTTCTAACGATCAAGAATACTACGTGAGATCTCATTTAGGTGCTATCTGTCACGCAGGTGATAGTGTCATGGGCTATCACATTGGTAATGCTAACTACAACTCTGATCTCTTCGATACCTTGGATATGGATCGCATTCCAGATGTGGTTCTAGTTAAGAAGTTGTACAGAAGAACCACAAAGAGAAACAGAAACTGGAAGTTGAAGAGAATGGCCAAGGAACACAAGGATATCGACGCCTCTGCAGACTATAGCTCAAGACAACAGAAACAAGAGATGGAGCGTGCCGAGATGGATTACGAAACTTTCttgcaagaattggaagaagattctGAATTGAGACAATCCGTTAACCTGTACAGAAGTAACAACCCACCAGAGCCGGTCAACGAAGGTgatatggatgaagatgaggatgaagcTACTCCTCGTATAAACATGGATGAACTTTTGGACGAGTTAGACGAGATGACTTTGGAAGATGGCGGAAACGCATAG
- the ATG7 gene encoding Atg7p (similar to uniprot|P38862 Saccharomyces cerevisiae YHR171W ATG7 Autophagy-related protein that is a member of the E1 family of ubiquitin-activating enzymes mediates the conjugation of Atg12p with Atg5p a required step in the formation of autophagosomes) — protein sequence MSSLQLSYAAPVQSFLDTSFFQELSRLKLDVLKLDSRGQPLYSKLELQNVPRSSKSVPLNLNAQSFDEEVMGSPTGVPILGMIHNYNVMEEFKTLDKQSFLEEKARELWKKGLKNINQSVGFYVISFADLKKYRYFYWTCVPCFQGKSLLIEKLEELPAPQQSFATWFDRNLDQWVGLETADGEIVPYDVERASNCQSLLIRDPSRMDRIPAAFAKNFLAIFKHQNPTVEVLNVFFIRSGASSFGLKLSLRDRGDESSLQVSGWERNPQGKLGPRAVDLSSLIDPLKVADQSVDLNLKLMKWRIVPDIDLQKVKDTKVLLLGAGTLGCYVSRSLMAWGVRKITLVDNSTVSYSNPVRQPLFNFEDVGKPKAQAAADALRKIFPLVEATGIQLDVPMIGHPPVDDSSAESNFTKLRKLMDEHDVIFLLMDSRETRWLPTVLGNMNNKLVMNAALGFDSYLVMRHGNYRDSLGKRLGCYFCNDVVAPKDSLTDRTLDEMCTVTRPGVALIAASQAVELMVSIFQLKDNTDESILGDVPHQIRGFLNHFSTLKLETPAYDHCSACSPQVVEACREAGWDFVKAALDDHTYIERLCGLSKVQEEADKVVQEWDDEEDEEIEVLV from the coding sequence ATGTCTAGCTTACAACTTAGCTATGCAGCACCAGTACAGTCTTTCTTGGACACGTCCTTTTTCCAAGAGTTATCCCGTTTAAAGCTGGATGTGTTAAAACTAGACTCTAGGGGACAACCTTTATACAGCAAATTggaattacaaaatgtCCCTAGGTCGAGTAAAAGTGTGCCTTTGAACCTAAACGCACAAAGtttcgatgaagaagttatGGGCTCCCCTACAGGTGTGCCGATTCTGGGTATGATCCATAATTATAACGTTATGGAGGAGTTCAAGACATTGGATAAGCAAAGCTTTCTAGAAGAAAAAGCTAGAgaactttggaagaaagGATTGAAGAATATTAACCAAAGTGTTGGATTTTACGTCATTAGTTTTgcagatttgaagaaatacAGGTATTTTTACTGGACATGCGTACCTTGTTTCCAAGGGAAGAGTCtattgattgaaaaattggagGAATTGCCAGCACCCCAACAATCTTTTGCTACGTGGTTTGATCGAAACTTGGATCAGTGGGTTGGTCTCGAAACGGCAGATGGAGAAATAGTACCCTACGATGTGGAAAGGGCATCAAACTGCCAATCCTTATTGATTCGAGATCCAAGCCGTATGGATCGGATACCAGCTGCATTTGCCAAGAATTTCCTGGCGATCTTCAAGCATCAAAATCCAACTGTAGAAGTCTTAAACGTCTTTTTCATCAGGTCTGGCGCTTCCAGCTTTGGATTGAAGCTCTCCCTGCGGGATCGGGGAGACGAATCCTCCTTACAGGTCAGCGGCTGGGAACGCAATCCTCAAGGCAAACTGGGGCCTCGTGCGGTCGATTTAAGCAGCTTGATTGATCCTTTAAAAGTGGCCGATCAATCTGTGGATTTAAATCTGAAATTAATGAAATGGAGAATTGTACCCGATAtagatttacaaaaggtTAAAGATACAAAAGTTTTGCTATTGGGAGCTGGTACTCTGGGGTGTTATGTGTCTCGATCTCTAATGGCATGGGGGGTTAGGAAGATTACATTAGTTGACAACAGTACCGTTTCCTATTCCAACCCTGTGAGGCAGCCCttgttcaattttgaagatgttggtAAGCCCAAAGCTCAAGCAGCTGCTGATGCCCTGAGGAAAATTTTCCCTCTGGTGGAGGCCACTGGTATACAGCTAGACGTGCCCATGATTGGTCATCCTCCGGTAGATGATTCCTCAGCAGAGTccaattttaccaaattaCGAAAGTTAATGGACGAACACGATGTTATTTTTCTACTGATGGACTCTAGAGAAACTCGCTGGTTACCCACAGTCTTGGGCAATATGAATAATAAGTTAGTCATGAATGCGGCACTGGGATTTGACAGTTATCTCGTCATGCGTCATGGAAACTACAGGGATAGTCTTGGCAAACGTCTCGGTTGTTACTTCTGCAATGATGTTGTTGCTCCCAAAGATAGTTTGACGGATAGAACACTGGATGAGATGTGTACTGTGACGAGGCCAGGTGTTGCGCTCATCGCTGCTTCGCAAGCGGTTGAATTAATGGTTTCCATTTTCCAACTAAAAGATAATACTGATGAGTCCATTTTAGGTGATGTGCCTCATCAAATCAGAGGGTTTCTAAACCATTTCTCtactttgaaattagaaacTCCAGCATACGATCACTGTTCTGCTTGCAGTCCTCAAGTGGTTGAAGCATGTCGTGAAGCAGGTTGGGATTTCGTCAAAGCCGCTCTAGATGATCATACCTACATCGAAAGGCTATGTGGACTGTCCAAAGTACAAGAGGAAGCAGATAAAGTGGTGCAAGAGTgggatgatgaagaggatgaagagatAGAGGTTCTAGTTTAA
- the GCN5 gene encoding histone acetyltransferase GCN5 (highly similar to uniprot|Q03330 Saccharomyces cerevisiae YGR252W GCN5 Histone acetyltransferase acetylates lysine 14 on histone H3 catalytic subunit of the ADA and SAGA histone acetyltransferase complexes founding member of the Gcn5p-related N-acetyltransferase superfamily): MVAKRKHARSRSETKLSAPETKKVKIEDDADVVDDGQQYPSEVSEATAGKKPPEGQFEIPTEEPSEAPDKKPSEEPQQQETTHQEDEKEQEQEQEQPQQQSEQSNGNSSGVKVSDEIIEDEEKGIAKFEFDGIEYKFKERPSVIEEKEGRIEFRVVNNDNTKENLMVLTGLKNIFQKQLPKMPKEYIARLVYDRNHLSMAVVRRPFTVVGGITYRPFEKREFAEIVFCAISSTEQVRGYGVHLMNHLKDYVRSSTNIKHFLTYADNYAIGYFKKQGFTKEITLEKSIWMGYIKDYEGGTLMQCSMLPRIRYLDAAKILLLQEAALRRKIRTISKSHMRRPGLAAFRDLGNIKPIDPMTIPGLKEAGWTPEMDQLAQIPKRGPHYAAMQNVLTEMQNHAAAWPFLQPVNREEVPDYYDFIKEPMDLSTMEMNLNNNRYDKMEEFVYDARLIFNNCRLYNGENTSYYKYANRLEKFFNTKMKEIPEYSHLVS; the protein is encoded by the coding sequence ATGGTAGCCAAACGTAAGCATGCCAGATCTCGAAGTGAGACAAAATTGAGTGCACCGGAGACTAAAAAGGTgaaaattgaagatgatgcagATGTTGTAGATGATGGACAACAATATCCTTCAGAAGTCAGTGAGGCTACGGCAGGTAAAAAACCACCTGAAGGACAATTTGAAATCCCAACTGAAGAACCATCTGAAGCACCAGACAAAAAGCCATCCGAGGAACCGCAACAACAAGAAACAACCcatcaagaagatgaaaaagaacaagaacaagaacaagaacaaccaCAGCAGCAGTCGGAACAATCGAATGGCAATAGTAGCGGTGTTAAGGTTTCGGATGAGATTATAGAGGATGAGGAGAAGGgaattgcaaaatttgaattcgaTGGTATAGAAtacaaatttaaagaaagacCTAGTGTTatagaggaaaaagaaggTAGAATAGAATTCAGAGTGGtcaataatgataatacaAAGGAGAATTTGATGGTTTTAACAGgtttaaagaatatttttcaaaagcaATTGCCCAAGATGCCTAAGGAATACATTGCGAGATTGGTGTATGATCGGAATCATTTGTCTATGGCAGTGGTTAGAAGGCCGTTCACAGTGGTTGGTGGTATTACTTATAGACCGTTTGAAAAAAGGGAGTTTGCAGAGATTGTATTTTGTGCCATCAGTTCTACTGAACAAGTTCGTGGGTACGGTGTACATCTAATGAATCATTTAAAGGATTATGTGCGATCTAGTACTAATATTAAACATTTTTTAACTTATGCAGACAATTATGCCATAGGATATTTCAAGAAGCAGGGATTTACGAAAGAGATAACGTTAGAGAAAAGTATCTGGATGGGATACATCAAAGATTATGAAGGTGGTACACTTATGCAATGTTCCATGTTACCTCGAATACGATATCTGGACGCAgcaaaaattcttttacTGCAGGAGGCAGCACTAAGGAGAAAGATAAGAACAATTTCGAAATCTCACATGAGAAGACCGGGATTAGCTGCCTTCAGGGATTTGGGTAACATCAAACCTATTGATCCCATGACGATCCCAGGATTGAAAGAAGCTGGTTGGACACCGGAAATGGATCAATTGGCCCAAATACCGAAAAGAGGTCCACATTATGCCGCCATGCAAAATGTACTAACAGAAATGCAAAATCACGCTGCCGCCTGGCCGTTTTTACAGCCTGTTAATAGAGAAGAAGTCCCCGATTATTACGATTTTATAAAGGAACCTATGGATTTGAGTACAATggagatgaatttgaataataatagGTACGACAAAATGGAGGAATTTGTTTATGATGCAAGATTGATCTTTAACAATTGTCGCCTATACAACGGGGAGAATACTTCCTACTACAAGTACGCTAATCGACTGgagaaatttttcaataccaAGATGAAGGAAATTCCAGAATACTCTCACCTCGTTAGTTAA